One Panicum virgatum strain AP13 chromosome 9K, P.virgatum_v5, whole genome shotgun sequence genomic region harbors:
- the LOC120648766 gene encoding ervatamin-C-like encodes MALSSGSASWVALILFACGGLIIMSAGDAAAAGGGGDDSRLMMGRFLRWQAEYNRSYPTAEERQRRFQVYRRNMEHIEATNRAGNLTYTLGENQFADLTEQEFLDLYTMKGMPTGSGGGDAGSWKQAANVSFSAAVVDGPTSVDWRAQGAVTPIKNQGPSCSSCWAFVTAATIESITKIRTGKLVSLSEQELIDCDPYDGGCNLGYFVNGYRWVIENGGLTTEASYPYQARRYACNRNKAAQYAARISDYVKVPAGEGQLQQAVARQPVAAAIEMGGSLQFYNGGVFSGQCGTRMNHAITVVGYGADANTGLKYWLVKNSWGQSWGERGYLRMRRDLTRSGLCGIALDLAYPVV; translated from the exons ATGGCTTTGTCCTCCGGATCCGCGTCGTGGGTGGCGCTGATCCTTTTCGCGTGCGGCGGGCTCATCATCATGTCGGCCGgtgatgcggcggcggccggcggcggcggcgacgacagcAGGCTGATGATGGGGCGGTTCCTGCGGTGGCAGGCCGAGTACAACCGCTCGTACCcgacggcggaggagcggcagcggcggttcCAGGTGTACCGCCGGAACATGGAGCACATCGAGGCCACCAACCGGGCGGGCAACCTCACGTACACGCTCGGCGAGAACCAGTTCGCCGACCTCACCGAGCAGGAGTTCCTGGACCTCTACACCATGAAGGGGATGCcgacggggagcggcggcggcgacgccggcagCTGGAAGCAGGCCGCCAACGTCTCCTTCTCCGCCGCCGTAGTGGACGGGCCGACGAGCGTCGACTGGAGGGCCCAGGGCGCCGTGACGCCGATCAAGAACCAGGGCCCCTCGTGCT CTAGCTGCTGGGCGTTCGTGACGGCGGCGACGATCGAGAGCATCACCAAGATCCGGACCGGGAAGCTGGTGTCCCTGTCGGAGCAGGAGCTGATCGACTGCGACCCCTACGACGGCGGCTGCAACCTGGGCTACTTCGTGAACGGGTACCGGTGGGTGATCGAGAACGGCGGGCTCACCACGGAGGCCAGCTACCCGTACCAGGCGCGGCGGTACGCGTGCAACCGCAACAAGGCCGCCCAGTACGCGGCCCGGATCTCCGACTACGTGAAGGTGCCCGCCGGCGAGGGCCAGCTGCAGCAGGCCGTGGCGAGGCAgcccgtggcggcggccatCGAGATGGGCGGCAGCCTGCAGTTCTACAACGGCGGCGTCTTCTCCGGGCAGTGCGGGACGAGGATGAACCACGCCATCACTGTCGTCGGCTACGGCGCCGACGCCAACACGGGGCTCAAGTACTGGCTCGTCAAGAACTCGTGGGGCCAGAGCTGGGGCGAGCGCGGCTACCTGCGGATGCGCCGAGACTTGACGCGCTCGGGACTCTGCGGCATCGCGCTCGACCTCGCATACCCGGTCGTCTAA